The Amycolatopsis viridis genome window below encodes:
- a CDS encoding DUF4118 domain-containing protein — protein MDVEKDPPRRGELRIYLGAAPGVGKTYAMLGEARRRRERGTDVVVGLVETHGRVKTAALLDGIETVPRRRIRHRGREFGELDVDAVLARAPEVAVVDELAHTNVPGSRNEKRWQDIEELLAAGIDVLSTVNVQHLESLGDVVERITGVAQQETVPDEVVRRAEQVELIDITPEALLRRLAHGNVYPAERIDAALGNYFRTGNLTALRELALLWVADQVDVALQRYRAEQRITDTWETRERVVVAITGGPESETLVRRGSRIATRAGADLLVLHVLRGDGLSPLGHVETGRYRKLAEQLGGTFHTVVGDDVPSALLDFARGVNATQLVLGTSRRSRVARLFDEGIGASVVQRSGQIDVHMVTHAEAGGRLRSWLGRRSPLAPSRLLIGWVLAFLAPALATVTGMALRRDLDFSTDVVDYFLAAVVVALVGGLGPALVAALLSAGLLNFFFTEPLYTLTVHAQSNVITLVAMVLVGVLVALVVDRAARRATQAAQARTEASLLASYARTVLTHAEPLPRLLDKVRENFGMECVVLLEKRDGRWQVVEHAGVNPCGKPDEADVDIPVTADVHLTLRGRALPAADRRALEAAAGQALLALRQQRMAAAQAEAERQAEATQLRTALLSALGHDLRTPLTSIKAAIGSLRARDIDLSPEDTEELLEAAEESTDRLARLVNNLLDSSRLAAGAVRTHLRPVGYDEVVAHALSNVDGSEAVAVEVDERLPAVLADPGLLERVIANVLDNALRHGAGPVAVRGSAYGEWVELRIVDHGRGLGKGAADAAFAPFQRLGDRDATPGVGLGLSVAKGFTEAMGGAVRAEDTPGGGLTVVVALKACQAPDVVPVTLKEVAP, from the coding sequence GTGGACGTCGAGAAGGACCCGCCGCGCCGGGGGGAGCTGCGCATCTACCTCGGCGCGGCGCCCGGGGTGGGCAAGACCTACGCCATGCTGGGCGAGGCGCGGCGCCGCCGGGAGCGCGGCACGGACGTGGTCGTCGGCCTGGTCGAGACGCACGGGCGGGTCAAGACCGCGGCGCTGCTCGACGGGATCGAGACGGTGCCGCGGCGGCGGATCCGCCACCGCGGCCGCGAGTTCGGCGAGCTCGACGTGGACGCGGTGCTCGCCCGCGCCCCCGAGGTGGCCGTCGTGGACGAGCTCGCGCACACCAACGTGCCCGGCTCACGCAACGAGAAGCGCTGGCAGGACATCGAGGAGCTGCTCGCGGCCGGCATCGATGTGCTGTCCACGGTGAACGTGCAGCACCTGGAGAGCCTCGGCGACGTGGTCGAGCGCATCACCGGCGTCGCGCAGCAGGAGACCGTGCCCGACGAGGTGGTGCGCCGGGCCGAGCAGGTCGAGCTGATCGACATCACGCCGGAGGCGCTGCTGCGGCGGCTCGCGCACGGCAACGTCTACCCGGCCGAGCGGATCGACGCCGCGCTCGGCAACTACTTCCGCACCGGCAACCTCACCGCCCTGCGCGAGCTGGCGTTGCTGTGGGTGGCCGACCAGGTCGACGTGGCGCTCCAGCGGTACCGGGCCGAGCAGCGGATCACCGACACCTGGGAGACCCGTGAGCGGGTGGTCGTCGCCATCACCGGCGGTCCGGAGAGCGAGACGCTCGTCCGGCGCGGCAGCCGCATCGCCACCCGCGCCGGGGCGGACCTGCTGGTGCTGCACGTCCTGCGTGGCGACGGGCTGTCCCCGCTCGGGCACGTCGAGACCGGCCGGTACCGCAAGCTCGCCGAGCAGCTGGGCGGCACGTTCCACACCGTCGTCGGCGACGACGTCCCGAGCGCCCTGCTGGACTTCGCCCGCGGCGTCAACGCGACCCAGCTCGTACTGGGCACGTCCCGGCGCTCGCGGGTAGCGCGGCTGTTCGACGAGGGCATCGGCGCCAGCGTGGTGCAGCGGTCCGGGCAGATCGACGTGCACATGGTCACCCACGCCGAGGCCGGCGGGCGGCTCCGGTCGTGGCTCGGGCGGCGCAGTCCGCTGGCGCCGTCGCGGCTGCTGATCGGCTGGGTGCTCGCGTTCCTCGCACCGGCCCTGGCCACCGTGACCGGGATGGCGCTGCGCCGCGACCTGGACTTCTCCACCGACGTGGTCGACTACTTCCTCGCCGCGGTCGTGGTCGCGCTGGTCGGCGGGCTGGGACCGGCTCTGGTCGCGGCGCTGCTGTCGGCCGGGTTGCTCAACTTCTTCTTCACCGAGCCGCTCTACACCCTGACGGTGCACGCGCAGAGCAACGTGATCACGCTGGTTGCGATGGTGCTGGTCGGGGTGCTGGTCGCGCTGGTCGTGGACCGGGCCGCACGGCGGGCCACCCAGGCGGCGCAGGCGCGGACCGAGGCGTCGCTGCTGGCGTCGTACGCGCGCACGGTGCTGACCCACGCCGAGCCGCTCCCGCGGCTGCTGGACAAGGTGCGTGAGAACTTCGGCATGGAGTGCGTGGTGCTGCTGGAGAAGCGGGACGGCCGGTGGCAGGTGGTCGAGCACGCCGGGGTCAACCCGTGCGGCAAGCCGGACGAGGCCGATGTGGACATCCCGGTGACCGCGGACGTGCACCTGACGCTGCGGGGCCGTGCGTTGCCGGCGGCGGACCGGCGGGCGCTGGAGGCGGCGGCCGGGCAGGCGCTGCTCGCGTTGCGGCAGCAGCGGATGGCCGCGGCGCAGGCCGAGGCGGAGCGGCAGGCCGAGGCGACGCAACTGCGCACTGCGTTGCTGTCCGCGCTCGGGCACGACCTGCGCACCCCGCTGACGTCGATCAAGGCGGCGATCGGGAGCCTGCGGGCGCGTGACATCGACCTGTCGCCGGAGGACACCGAGGAGCTGCTGGAGGCCGCGGAGGAGTCCACCGACCGGCTGGCGCGGCTGGTGAACAACCTGCTCGACTCGTCCCGGCTGGCGGCGGGTGCGGTGCGCACCCACCTGCGACCCGTGGGGTACGACGAGGTGGTGGCGCACGCGCTGTCGAATGTGGACGGTTCGGAGGCGGTGGCCGTCGAGGTGGACGAGCGACTGCCCGCGGTACTGGCCGATCCCGGTCTGCTGGAACGGGTGATCGCGAACGTGCTGGACAACGCGTTGCGGCACGGTGCGGGGCCGGTGGCGGTGCGCGGCTCGGCCTACGGGGAGTGGGTCGAGCTGCGGATCGTCGACCACGGGCGGGGCCTGGGCAAGGGCGCGGCGGACGCGGCGTTCGCCCCGTTCCAGCGGCTCGGCGACCGGGACGCCACGCCGGGGGTCGGGCTCGGGTTGTCCGTCGCGAAAGGATTCACCGAGGCGATGGGCGGCGCCGTCCGCGCCGAGGACACCCCCGGTGGTGGACTGACGGTGGTCGTGGCGCTCAAGGCGTGCCAGGCTCCGGACGTGGTGCCGGTGACGCTGAAGGAGGTGGCTCCGTGA
- a CDS encoding potassium-transporting ATPase subunit C: MVKSLLNQAGAGLRVLLVFTVLLGVVYPLGVWAVSRLPGLHDQAEGSLVTVDGRVAGSALIGIDPVPADPVHDPYFHTRPSAAGDPAVSGGSNKGGFDPALVAAIEQRRAAVAQREGVAPDAVPADAVTASGSGLDPSISTAYAQLQVPRVARNTGLSEERVRRLVEDNTTGHGIGIPGVNVLALNLAVQRAGAH, encoded by the coding sequence ATGGTGAAATCACTGCTCAACCAGGCCGGTGCCGGCCTGCGCGTCCTGCTGGTGTTCACGGTGCTGCTGGGGGTGGTCTACCCCCTCGGCGTGTGGGCGGTGTCCCGCCTGCCCGGCCTGCACGACCAGGCCGAAGGGTCGCTGGTGACGGTGGACGGCCGGGTCGCGGGATCCGCGCTGATCGGGATCGACCCCGTGCCGGCCGACCCGGTGCACGACCCGTACTTCCACACCCGGCCGTCTGCGGCCGGTGACCCGGCGGTCTCCGGTGGGTCGAACAAGGGTGGCTTCGACCCCGCGCTGGTCGCCGCGATCGAGCAGCGCAGGGCGGCTGTCGCGCAGCGCGAGGGTGTCGCGCCGGATGCGGTACCGGCCGACGCGGTCACCGCCTCGGGCTCCGGCCTGGACCCGTCGATCAGCACGGCCTACGCGCAGCTGCAGGTGCCGCGCGTCGCGCGCAACACCGGCCTGAGCGAGGAGCGGGTCCGGCGGCTGGTCGAGGACAACACCACTGGTCACGGCATCGGCATTCCCGGGGTGAACGTGCTCGCACTCAACCTCGCGGTCCAGCGGGCAGGAGCACACTGA
- the kdpB gene encoding potassium-transporting ATPase subunit KdpB produces the protein MTLTEEKPVATPAEPERVGAGVFSGRQLLTALPEALRKLGPRHQVRNPVMFVVWAGSLLTTVFAVAEPNVFTILIAVWLWFTVVFANLAEAVAEGRGKAQAESLRRTKKETIARRITPAGEERVPGAGLRPGDLVVVEAGEIVPGDGDVVEGIATVDESAITGESAPVIRESGGDRSAVTGGTTVLSDRIVVRITSKPGESFVDRMIALVEGASRQKTPNEIALTILLSTLTIIFLLAVVAVQPMAAYSGREQPVIVLTALLVCLIPTTIGALLSAIGIAGMDRLVQRNVLATSGRAVEAAGDVSTLLLDKTGTITFGNRRATELIPVGSTTPEQLAEAARLSSMADGTPEGRSVVELTEGTPVPDGGEFVPFTAQTRMSGADLPGRQVRKGAVSAVRAWVTEHGGEFPAETERVAGEIGEQGGTPLVVAELTGSRAVVRGVIRLSDVVKPGMRERFDKLRRMGIRTVMITGDNPLTAKAIAADAGVDDYLAEARPEDKMALIHREQEGGRLVAMTGDGTNDAPALAASDVGVAMNTGTSAAKEAGNMVDLDSDPTKLIEIVEIGKQLLITRGALTTFSIANDLAKYFAILPAMFVAIFPQLAALNILHLATPRSAILSAVIFNALVIVALIPLALRGVRYRPSSASALLRRNLLIYGAGGIVTPFLGIWLVDLLVRLIPGIG, from the coding sequence ATGACCCTCACCGAAGAGAAACCCGTCGCCACACCGGCGGAACCGGAACGCGTGGGGGCGGGGGTGTTCAGCGGGCGGCAGCTGCTGACCGCGCTGCCCGAGGCGCTGCGCAAGCTCGGCCCGCGGCATCAGGTCCGCAACCCGGTCATGTTCGTAGTGTGGGCCGGATCGCTGCTGACCACGGTGTTCGCGGTGGCCGAGCCGAACGTGTTCACCATCCTGATCGCGGTCTGGCTGTGGTTCACGGTCGTGTTCGCCAACCTGGCGGAGGCGGTCGCCGAGGGCCGGGGCAAGGCGCAGGCGGAGTCGTTGCGCCGCACCAAGAAGGAGACGATCGCGCGGCGCATCACCCCGGCCGGCGAGGAACGCGTGCCCGGCGCCGGGCTGCGGCCCGGTGATCTGGTGGTCGTCGAGGCCGGGGAGATCGTGCCGGGTGACGGCGACGTGGTGGAGGGCATCGCCACGGTCGACGAGTCCGCCATCACCGGTGAGTCCGCGCCGGTGATCCGCGAGTCCGGTGGCGACCGGTCGGCCGTCACCGGCGGTACCACCGTGCTGAGCGACCGGATCGTCGTGCGGATCACCAGCAAGCCGGGGGAGTCCTTCGTGGACCGGATGATCGCCCTGGTCGAGGGCGCCTCGCGGCAGAAGACGCCGAACGAGATCGCCCTGACGATCCTGCTGTCCACGCTGACGATCATCTTCCTGCTCGCGGTCGTCGCGGTGCAGCCGATGGCCGCCTACTCCGGCCGCGAGCAGCCGGTGATCGTGCTGACCGCGCTGCTGGTGTGCCTGATCCCGACCACGATCGGGGCGCTGCTGTCGGCGATCGGCATCGCCGGCATGGACCGGCTGGTGCAGCGCAACGTGCTCGCCACGTCGGGGCGTGCGGTGGAGGCCGCCGGGGACGTGTCGACGCTGCTGCTGGACAAGACCGGCACCATCACCTTCGGCAACCGGCGGGCGACCGAGCTGATCCCGGTCGGCTCGACGACCCCGGAGCAGCTGGCCGAGGCTGCCCGGCTGTCCAGCATGGCCGACGGCACACCGGAGGGCCGCAGCGTCGTCGAACTGACCGAGGGGACGCCGGTCCCCGACGGCGGCGAGTTCGTCCCGTTCACCGCGCAGACGCGGATGAGCGGTGCCGACCTGCCCGGCCGCCAGGTCCGCAAGGGCGCGGTCAGCGCCGTGCGCGCCTGGGTCACCGAGCACGGCGGCGAGTTCCCGGCCGAGACCGAGCGCGTCGCCGGCGAGATCGGCGAGCAGGGCGGCACCCCGCTGGTGGTCGCCGAGCTGACCGGCAGCCGGGCGGTGGTGCGGGGCGTGATCCGGCTGTCCGACGTGGTCAAGCCCGGCATGCGGGAGCGCTTCGACAAGCTGCGCCGGATGGGCATCCGGACGGTGATGATCACCGGGGACAACCCGCTGACGGCGAAGGCCATCGCGGCCGACGCCGGTGTCGACGACTACCTCGCCGAGGCCAGGCCCGAGGACAAGATGGCGCTGATCCACCGGGAGCAGGAGGGCGGCCGCCTGGTGGCGATGACCGGGGACGGCACGAACGACGCCCCCGCGCTGGCGGCTTCCGACGTCGGGGTCGCGATGAACACCGGCACGTCGGCCGCGAAGGAGGCCGGCAACATGGTCGACCTGGACTCCGACCCGACGAAGCTGATCGAGATCGTGGAGATCGGCAAGCAGCTGCTGATCACCCGCGGCGCGCTCACCACGTTCAGCATCGCCAACGACCTCGCGAAGTACTTCGCGATCCTGCCTGCCATGTTCGTGGCGATCTTCCCGCAGCTGGCCGCGCTGAACATCCTGCACCTGGCGACGCCGCGCTCGGCGATCCTGTCCGCGGTGATCTTCAACGCGCTGGTCATCGTCGCGTTGATCCCGCTCGCGCTGCGGGGTGTGCGGTACCGGCCGTCGAGCGCGTCCGCGCTGCTGCGGCGCAATCTGCTGATCTACGGGGCCGGCGGGATCGTGACGCCGTTCCTCGGCATCTGGCTCGTGGACCTCCTGGTCCGCCTCATCCCTGGAATCGGGTAG
- the kdpA gene encoding potassium-transporting ATPase subunit KdpA: protein MSDLASGLVTAGILLAALALVHRPLGDYMARVFTSERHLRFERGLYRVCRVDPSAEQRWPTYALGVLGFSLVSVVVLYLLQRLQSSLPLSLGRGPVGPGTAFNTAVSFVTNTNWQSYVPETTMGHLVAMAGLTVQNFLSAAVGLSVAMALVRGITRAKTDRLGNFWVDLTRGTVRILLPIAAVFAVVLVALGVTQSLRAGVAVTGPDGARNTIALAPAASQEVVKELGTNGGGIFNANSAHPFENPNTWTDLVEIFLILVIPVSLTRTFGRLVGNPRQGYVLLSVMGLLWTFVLAVTWWAEAHPNGPAALLAGAGLEGKEQRFGIGSSALFATSTTGTSTGAVNAMHDSFSGLGGGMPLLHMLFGELSPGGVGTGLYSILVMAIIAMFLAGLMVGRTPEYLGKKLGKREVTASAIAMLAMPAVVLLGTGAALLVPGTVPAMGNSGPHGLSEVLYAYTSAGNNNGSAFGGLTATSGWFQSSLSVAMLVGRFVPIIAVLCLAGSLAAQQKVPRTAGTLPTTGPLFGSVLTGTIVLVAALTFVPALALGPVAEALA from the coding sequence ATGTCCGACCTAGCCTCCGGCCTGGTCACCGCCGGCATCCTGCTCGCGGCGCTCGCGCTCGTGCACCGGCCGCTGGGCGACTACATGGCGCGCGTGTTCACCAGCGAGAGGCACCTGCGGTTCGAGCGCGGCCTGTACCGCGTGTGCCGGGTGGACCCGTCCGCCGAGCAGCGCTGGCCCACCTACGCGCTCGGCGTGCTCGGGTTCTCGCTGGTGTCCGTCGTTGTCCTGTACCTGTTGCAGCGCCTCCAGTCGTCGCTGCCGCTGAGCCTCGGCCGCGGCCCGGTCGGGCCGGGCACCGCGTTCAACACCGCGGTCAGTTTCGTCACCAACACCAACTGGCAGTCCTACGTGCCCGAGACGACCATGGGACACCTCGTCGCCATGGCCGGGCTGACCGTGCAGAACTTCCTGTCCGCGGCGGTCGGCCTGTCGGTCGCGATGGCCCTGGTCCGCGGGATCACGCGGGCGAAGACCGACCGGCTGGGCAACTTCTGGGTCGATCTGACGCGCGGCACCGTGCGGATCCTGCTGCCGATCGCGGCCGTCTTCGCGGTCGTGCTGGTCGCGCTGGGTGTCACGCAGAGCCTGCGCGCCGGTGTGGCCGTCACCGGGCCGGACGGCGCGCGCAACACCATCGCGCTGGCGCCGGCGGCGAGTCAGGAGGTCGTCAAGGAACTGGGCACCAACGGCGGCGGCATCTTCAACGCCAACTCGGCGCACCCGTTCGAGAACCCGAACACCTGGACCGACCTCGTCGAGATCTTCCTGATCCTGGTGATCCCGGTGTCGCTGACCCGCACGTTCGGCCGGCTGGTGGGCAATCCGCGGCAGGGGTACGTGCTGCTGTCGGTGATGGGTCTGTTGTGGACGTTCGTGCTGGCGGTGACCTGGTGGGCCGAGGCGCATCCGAACGGTCCCGCAGCGCTGCTGGCCGGGGCGGGCCTGGAGGGCAAGGAACAGCGGTTCGGCATCGGCTCGTCCGCGTTGTTCGCCACCAGCACGACCGGCACCTCGACCGGCGCGGTCAACGCCATGCACGACAGTTTCAGCGGTCTGGGCGGCGGGATGCCGCTGCTGCACATGCTGTTCGGCGAGCTCTCGCCCGGCGGGGTCGGCACCGGCCTGTACAGCATCCTGGTGATGGCGATCATCGCGATGTTCCTGGCCGGCCTGATGGTCGGGCGCACCCCGGAGTACCTGGGCAAGAAGCTCGGCAAGCGCGAGGTCACCGCCTCGGCGATCGCGATGCTGGCGATGCCGGCGGTCGTCCTGCTCGGGACCGGCGCCGCCCTGCTCGTGCCGGGCACGGTGCCGGCGATGGGCAACAGCGGTCCGCATGGACTGTCCGAAGTGCTCTACGCCTACACCTCGGCCGGTAACAACAACGGCAGCGCGTTCGGCGGGCTCACCGCCACCAGCGGGTGGTTCCAGTCGTCGCTGTCGGTGGCGATGCTGGTCGGCCGGTTCGTGCCGATCATCGCGGTGCTGTGCCTGGCCGGGTCGCTCGCGGCCCAGCAGAAGGTGCCGCGGACCGCGGGCACCCTGCCCACGACCGGGCCGCTGTTCGGCTCGGTGCTCACCGGCACCATCGTTCTCGTCGCGGCGCTGACGTTCGTCCCCGCGCTCGCGCTCGGTCCCGTCGCGGAGGCCCTGGCATGA
- the kdpF gene encoding K(+)-transporting ATPase subunit F translates to MNGAGVVANVAGGVLALGLIVYLFVALLRPERF, encoded by the coding sequence GTGAACGGCGCCGGGGTGGTGGCCAACGTGGCCGGCGGGGTGCTGGCGCTGGGCCTGATCGTCTACCTGTTCGTCGCGCTGTTGCGGCCGGAGCGGTTCTGA
- the asnB gene encoding asparagine synthase (glutamine-hydrolyzing) has product MCGITGWVSFETDLTQRREVLDAMTETMACRGPDDSGTWLAPHAALGHRRLAIIDLPGGRQPMSVATPAGEVAMVYSGEAYNFAELRRELESKGHTFRTDSDTEVVLHGYLEWGEPVAEHLNGMYAFAIWDARDDELVMIRDRMGIKPFYYYPTRDGVLFGSEPKAILANPVAKRIVDADGLRELFSFTKQPGWSLWHGMSEVEPGTIVRVGRDGLRTRTYWKLEAREHTDDRDTTVARVRELMTDIVHRQLVADVPRCVLLSGGLDSSAITGLAAARLREEGEQLRTFSVDFVGQEENFKPDEMRDTPDAPFIRDVAKLVGSAHQDVVLDPAALTDPAVRRAVLAARDIPVGLGDMDTSLYLLFKAIRAESTVALSGESADEVFGGYRWFHDGTARTADTFPWLAFRTGAHDRGGLLPRDVQSRLDLEGYIADQYRTALAQVEHLDGASALERRMREVCHLHLTRMVRALLDRKDRASMAVGLEVRVPFCDHRLVEYVYNTPWSLKTFDGREKSLLRHATRHVLPQSVVDRVKSPYPSTQDPGYAAALQQQAKEVLASPDDPVFALVDRAWVTGAVGQDPATMPSRTRHGLDRLLDLHHWLDLRRPELRI; this is encoded by the coding sequence ATGTGCGGCATCACGGGCTGGGTTTCCTTCGAGACCGACCTCACCCAGCGGCGCGAGGTGCTCGACGCCATGACCGAGACGATGGCCTGCCGCGGCCCGGACGATTCCGGGACGTGGCTCGCCCCGCACGCCGCCCTCGGGCACCGGCGGCTGGCCATCATCGACCTGCCCGGCGGCCGCCAGCCGATGTCGGTGGCCACACCGGCGGGCGAGGTCGCCATGGTCTACAGCGGTGAGGCGTACAACTTCGCCGAGCTGCGCCGCGAGCTCGAGAGCAAGGGCCACACCTTCCGCACGGACAGCGACACCGAGGTCGTGCTGCACGGCTACCTGGAGTGGGGCGAGCCCGTCGCCGAGCACCTCAACGGCATGTACGCCTTCGCGATCTGGGACGCGCGCGACGACGAGCTCGTCATGATCCGCGACCGGATGGGCATCAAGCCGTTCTACTACTACCCCACCCGCGACGGGGTGCTCTTCGGCTCCGAGCCGAAGGCGATCCTGGCCAACCCCGTGGCGAAGCGGATCGTCGACGCCGACGGGCTGCGTGAGCTGTTCTCGTTCACCAAGCAGCCCGGCTGGTCGCTGTGGCACGGCATGTCCGAAGTGGAGCCGGGCACGATCGTCCGGGTCGGCCGCGACGGCCTGCGCACCCGCACCTACTGGAAGCTCGAGGCGCGCGAGCACACCGACGACCGGGACACGACGGTCGCGCGGGTGCGTGAGCTGATGACCGACATCGTGCACCGGCAGCTGGTCGCGGACGTCCCGCGCTGCGTGCTCCTATCCGGCGGCCTGGACTCCAGCGCGATCACCGGTCTGGCCGCCGCGCGGCTGCGCGAGGAGGGCGAGCAGTTGCGCACCTTCTCGGTCGACTTCGTCGGGCAGGAGGAGAACTTCAAGCCCGACGAGATGCGCGACACCCCGGACGCCCCGTTCATCCGGGACGTGGCGAAGCTGGTCGGCTCGGCGCACCAGGACGTCGTCCTCGATCCCGCCGCACTGACCGATCCGGCCGTGCGGCGCGCCGTCCTCGCGGCCCGGGACATCCCGGTCGGCCTCGGCGACATGGACACCTCGCTGTACCTGCTGTTCAAGGCGATCCGCGCGGAGTCGACGGTGGCGCTGTCCGGCGAGTCGGCCGACGAGGTGTTCGGCGGGTACCGGTGGTTCCACGACGGCACCGCCCGTACCGCCGACACCTTCCCGTGGCTGGCGTTCCGCACCGGCGCCCACGACCGGGGCGGTCTGCTGCCCCGGGACGTGCAGTCCCGGCTCGACCTGGAGGGCTACATCGCCGACCAGTACCGCACGGCGCTGGCTCAGGTCGAGCACCTGGACGGCGCGAGCGCGCTGGAGCGGCGGATGCGCGAGGTGTGCCACCTGCACCTGACCCGCATGGTGCGGGCACTGCTGGACCGCAAGGACCGGGCGTCGATGGCAGTGGGGCTGGAGGTGCGGGTGCCGTTCTGCGACCACCGGCTCGTCGAGTACGTCTACAACACGCCGTGGTCGCTGAAGACGTTCGACGGCCGCGAGAAGAGCCTGCTGCGGCACGCCACCAGGCACGTGCTGCCGCAGTCCGTTGTGGACCGGGTGAAGAGCCCGTACCCGTCCACACAGGACCCGGGGTACGCCGCGGCGTTGCAGCAGCAGGCGAAGGAGGTGCTGGCTTCGCCCGACGACCCGGTGTTCGCGCTGGTGGACCGGGCCTGGGTGACCGGCGCGGTGGGACAGGACCCGGCGACGATGCCGTCGCGGACGCGCCACGGCCTGGATCGGCTGCTGGACCTGCACCACTGGCTCGACCTCCGCCGCCCGGAGCTGCGAATCTGA
- a CDS encoding general stress protein: protein MTQAFTQTAFTSARTSTRLPTLPTGWPIGSYESYEEAQRAVDHLADNDFPVADVTIVGVEPMLVERVAGKLSWGRVLSSAAMSGAWFGIFVGLLLTMFTPGAGLLPILFGLVAGVAFSMVFAAISYGATRGRRDFVSQTQLVARRYDVLSQPRNAEKGRELLANLAARAHVFN from the coding sequence ATGACCCAAGCATTCACGCAGACCGCGTTCACCAGCGCGCGCACGAGCACGCGGCTCCCGACCCTGCCCACCGGCTGGCCGATCGGGTCCTACGAGTCCTACGAAGAGGCCCAGCGGGCGGTCGACCACCTCGCCGACAACGACTTCCCGGTGGCTGACGTCACGATCGTCGGGGTGGAGCCGATGCTGGTCGAGCGCGTCGCCGGCAAGCTCAGCTGGGGCCGGGTCCTCAGCAGCGCGGCGATGTCGGGTGCCTGGTTCGGTATCTTCGTCGGCCTGCTGCTGACGATGTTCACCCCGGGCGCCGGGCTGCTGCCGATCCTGTTCGGGCTCGTCGCGGGTGTGGCGTTCAGCATGGTGTTCGCCGCCATCAGCTACGGCGCCACGCGCGGTCGCCGCGACTTCGTGTCGCAGACCCAGCTGGTGGCGCGCCGCTACGACGTGCTGAGCCAGCCGCGCAACGCCGAGAAGGGCCGCGAGCTGCTGGCAAACCTCGCCGCGCGGGCGCACGTGTTCAACTGA
- the idi gene encoding isopentenyl-diphosphate Delta-isomerase, translating into MPQEELVVLLDERFAPVGTAPKSTVHDAHTPLHLAFSCYVFDRSGRVLMTRRAIGKKTWPGVWTNSFCGHPGPGEDMAEAIVRRAQQELGLAVGGLRTVLPDFRYTATDAGGVVENEFCPVWIAQAESDPLPAPDEVCEWRWAGWADLVESMSRTPFVFSPWSQLQVPRLAEALAAGAAPR; encoded by the coding sequence GTGCCCCAGGAAGAACTCGTGGTGTTGCTCGACGAACGCTTCGCGCCGGTGGGCACCGCGCCCAAGAGCACGGTGCACGACGCGCACACGCCGCTGCACCTGGCGTTCTCCTGCTACGTCTTCGACCGCTCCGGCCGGGTGCTGATGACCCGGCGCGCGATCGGCAAGAAGACGTGGCCGGGGGTGTGGACCAACTCGTTCTGCGGGCACCCCGGGCCGGGCGAGGACATGGCGGAGGCCATCGTCCGCCGGGCGCAGCAGGAGCTCGGGCTGGCGGTCGGCGGGCTGCGCACGGTGCTGCCGGACTTCCGCTACACCGCGACCGACGCCGGCGGGGTGGTGGAGAACGAGTTCTGCCCGGTGTGGATCGCGCAGGCCGAGTCCGACCCGCTGCCGGCGCCTGACGAGGTGTGCGAATGGCGCTGGGCCGGGTGGGCCGATCTGGTGGAGAGCATGAGCCGCACGCCGTTCGTGTTCAGCCCGTGGTCACAGCTCCAGGTGCCGCGGCTCGCCGAAGCCCTCGCGGCAGGTGCCGCACCCCGATGA
- the mutM gene encoding bifunctional DNA-formamidopyrimidine glycosylase/DNA-(apurinic or apyrimidinic site) lyase — protein MPELPEVEVVRRGLEAHVAGRGIARVEVLHPRAIRRHELGPEDFTGRLAGARVEAARRRGKYLWLELSDKEAILAHLGMSGQMLVQPEGAPDEKHLRVRIRFDDGGPELRFVDQRTFGGLALADLVTSDGTLLPAPIAHIARDPMDPEFDPAAAVTALRSRRTEIKRALLDQTLVSGVGNIYADESLWRARLHWARPTEKLTRAQGAAVLEAAAEVMNEALRAGGTSFDALYVNVNGQSGYFDRSLNVYGQGDRPCRRCGTPIRREPFMNRSSYFCPRCQPRPRRTH, from the coding sequence GTGCCTGAGCTTCCCGAAGTCGAGGTGGTGCGCCGCGGGCTGGAGGCCCACGTGGCGGGCCGCGGGATCGCGCGCGTCGAGGTGCTGCACCCGCGCGCGATCCGCCGTCACGAGCTGGGTCCGGAGGACTTCACCGGCCGTCTCGCCGGGGCTCGCGTGGAGGCGGCGCGCCGCCGCGGCAAGTACCTGTGGCTGGAGCTCTCCGACAAGGAGGCGATCCTCGCGCACCTGGGCATGAGCGGCCAGATGCTCGTCCAGCCCGAGGGCGCCCCCGACGAGAAGCACCTGCGGGTGCGCATCCGCTTCGACGACGGCGGTCCGGAGCTGCGGTTCGTCGACCAGCGCACGTTCGGCGGGCTCGCGCTGGCGGATCTGGTGACCTCGGACGGCACGCTGCTGCCTGCGCCGATCGCGCACATCGCACGCGACCCGATGGACCCGGAGTTCGATCCGGCCGCGGCGGTCACGGCGCTGCGTTCCCGGCGCACCGAGATCAAGCGCGCGCTGCTCGACCAGACGCTGGTGTCCGGGGTGGGCAACATCTACGCCGACGAGTCGTTGTGGCGGGCGCGGCTGCACTGGGCCCGCCCCACGGAGAAGCTGACGCGCGCGCAGGGCGCGGCGGTGCTGGAAGCGGCCGCCGAGGTGATGAACGAGGCGCTGCGGGCGGGCGGCACGTCGTTCGACGCGTTGTACGTCAACGTCAACGGCCAGTCCGGCTACTTCGACCGTTCGCTCAACGTGTACGGCCAGGGCGATCGCCCGTGCCGCCGCTGTGGCACGCCGATCCGCCGGGAGCCGTTCATGAACCGGTCGTCCTACTTCTGCCCGCGTTGCCAGCCCCGGCCGCGGCGCACCCATTGA